One genomic window of Staphylococcus hsinchuensis includes the following:
- the cysC gene encoding adenylyl-sulfate kinase, with translation MAQSENITWHDSEVKKTERQQRNNHKSAVIWFTGLSGSGKSTISVALEQALFNQGMQTYRLDGDNVRHGLNKNLGFSPEDRQENIRRIGEVSKLMVDAGMITVTAFISPYREDRDAVRALLDDQEFIEVYTQCSLETCEARDPKGLYKKARNGEISGFTGIDAPYEEPTQAEIVVDTEQLSVDEAVEQIIAYLKQHHYIDA, from the coding sequence ATGGCTCAATCGGAAAATATTACTTGGCATGACTCAGAAGTTAAAAAAACAGAACGTCAACAACGTAATAATCATAAAAGTGCAGTTATATGGTTCACTGGACTATCAGGGTCAGGGAAGTCTACAATCTCTGTCGCGTTAGAACAAGCACTATTCAACCAAGGTATGCAAACGTATCGTTTAGACGGAGATAACGTTCGACATGGATTAAATAAAAATCTTGGCTTTAGTCCAGAAGATCGCCAAGAAAATATTAGACGTATCGGTGAAGTGAGTAAATTAATGGTCGACGCAGGTATGATTACGGTGACTGCGTTTATTTCACCATATCGGGAAGATCGCGATGCTGTAAGAGCATTGTTGGATGATCAAGAGTTCATCGAAGTTTACACGCAATGTAGTTTAGAAACGTGTGAAGCGAGAGACCCTAAAGGACTGTATAAAAAGGCGAGAAATGGTGAAATTAGCGGGTTCACAGGTATTGATGCACCGTATGAAGAACCGACTCAAGCAGAAATCGTCGTAGATACGGAACAGTTGAGTGTCGATGAAGCGGTAGAACAAATTATTGCTTATCTTAAACAACACCACTATATCGACGCATAA